A genomic segment from Glycine soja cultivar W05 chromosome 20, ASM419377v2, whole genome shotgun sequence encodes:
- the LOC114402721 gene encoding probable polyamine transporter At1g31830 — MPSEMESNNAEYVTLGGEGSTPKLEKMSKVSIMPLMFLIFYEVSGGPFGVEDTVRAAGPLLALLGFLLFPFIWSVPEALLTAEMGTMFPENGGYVVWVSSALGPNWGFQLGWMKWLSGVIDNALYPVLFLDYLKSAIPALGGGFPRIIAVIVLVLALTYMNYRGLTIVGWAAILLGIFSLLPFMVMGVIAIPRIKPTRWIMVDLKKVNWGLYLNTLFWNLNYWDSISTLAGEVDNPGKTLPKALLYAVMLVVLGYFLPLLIGTGAMPVNRELWYDGYFSEVARVIGGVWLRSWVQAASALSNMGMFMAEMSSDSFQLLGMAERGMVPEFFAKRSRYGTPLVGILFSASGVVLLSWLSFQEIVAAENFLYCFGMLMEFVAFVKLRRKLPYAERPYKVPVGKTGAILMCVLPTLLIFVVLALASFKVFIVSFSAVIIGLVLRPCLKYMEQRRWLRFSVNPDLPDIRAT, encoded by the coding sequence ATGCCAAGTGAAATGGAGTCCAATAATGCTGAATATGTGACACTGGGAGGAGAAGGTTCAACTCCAAAGTTAGAGAAGATGAGCAAGGTTTCAATTATGCCTCTGATGTTCTTGATCTTTTATGAGGTCTCGGGAGGACCTTTTGGTGTGGAAGACACTGTGAGAGCAGCTGGTCCATTGTTGGCTCTCCTTGGTTTCTTGCTTTTCCCATTCATTTGGAGTGTTCCAGAGGCACTCCTAACTGCAGAAATGGGTACTATGTTCCCTGAGAATGGTGGCTATGTGGTTTGGGTTTCATCTGCACTGGGTCCTAACTGGGGTTTCCAACTAGGTTGGATGAAATGGCTCAGTGGAGTCATTGACAATGCTTTATATCCAGTTCTATTTTTGGATTACCTTAAGTCAGCTATTCCAGCTTTAGGAGGTGGTTTTCCAAGGATAATAGCAGTGatagttttagttttagctCTCACTTACATGAACTATAGGGGGCTAACCATAGTGGGGTGGGCTGCAATATTGTTGGGAATCTTTTCATTACTTCCTTTCATGGTTATGGGAGTTATAGCAATACCTAGAATAAAACCAACTAGGTGGATCATGGTTGATTTGAAGAAAGTGAACTGGGGTTTATACTTGAACACTCTCTTCTGGAATTTGAACTACTGGGACTCAATTAGTACCCTTGCTGGAGAAGTGGATAATCCTGGTAAAACCCTCCCAAAAGCTCTTTTATATGCTGTTATGTTGGTTGTTTTGGGGTACTTTTTGCCTCTTCTGATAGGAACTGGAGCTATGCCGGTTAACCGTGAGCTATGGTATGATGGTTACTTCTCAGAAGTTGCTAGAGTGATTGGAGGGGTTTGGTTAAGGAGTTGGGTTCAAGCAGCATCTGCTTTGTCAAATATGGGGATGTTTATGGCTGAGATGAGCAGTGACTCCTTCCAACTTTTGGGGATGGCAGAAAGAGGCATGGTTCCTGAGTTCTTTGCGAAAAGGTCACGTTATGGGACCCCTCTTGTTGGCATTTTGTTCTCTGCATCTGGGGTGGTCTTGCTTTCATGGTTGAGCTTTCAAGAGATAGTTGCTGCTGAGAACTTCTTGTACTGTTTTGGGATGCTTATGGAGTTCGTGGCATTTGTCAAGTTAAGGAGGAAACTCCCATATGCCGAGAGGCCTTATAAAGTGCCTGTTGGGAAAACGGGAGCTATATTGATGTGTGTGCTTCCAACACTGCTGATATTTGTGGTCTTAGCTCTTGCTTCTTTCAAGGTCTTCATTGTAAGCTTCTCAGCTGTGATCATAGGGCTTGTATTAAGGCCTTGTTTGAAATATATGGAGCAGAGAAGATGGCTTAGATTCTCTGTTAATCCTGATCTTCCAGATATTCGTGCTACTTAG